The genomic interval TGGCCATTCTGAACGAGAAATTCGGCATGCGCCCCATCACCACGGTGGAACAGGATCTGGACGCCATTCTGACCGCCTGACGGCCGTCGCCCAACGGCCCATCAGCAGGCCGTTGGGCAGAATCAAGGAGAATAGACATGACCATGCCTACGCCATCGTGTCCCAACCGTATGCAGGTACACAGCCTCCATCAGGAAACGTCGGATGTCTGGACGCTGTCGCTGATAAGCCACGATTTTTACCCCTGGCAACCCGGCCAGTACGCGCTGGTCAGCATCGATGGCAGCGCCGATACCCTGCGCGCCTATACCCTGTCCTCTTCGCCGGGATTGAGCCGCTTTATTACGCTGACAGTGCGCCGACTGGAGAGCGGGCTCGGCTCCACCTGGCTGACGCAACAGGTTAAACCGGGCGATTACCTCTGGCTTTCCGACGCCCAGGGCGAATTCACCTGCCGCCGGGCGGTCAGCGATCGTTACCTGATGCTGGCGGCGGGATGCGGCGTCACCCCGATCATGGCCATGACGCGCTGGCTGCTGGCGATGCGACCGGAAGTCGATGTTCAGGTGATGTTCAACGTGCGGGATCCGCAGCAGGTGATCTTTGCCGATGAGTGGCGCTCGCTGAGCCAACGCTATCCGCAGCAGTTGCGCTTGACGCTGATGGCCGAACAGGACGCCGCCGTCGGTTTTCTCAGCGGCCGGCTGACGGAAACCGTGTTGCAACAGCAGGTGCCGGATATCGCCCGTCGTACCGTCATGACCTGCGGCCCGCACCCCTATATGAAACTGGCGCAGACCCTGAGCTTACAATTGGGCGTCGGCCCGGATCGGTTCTTTAAAGAGCAATTCGGCGCAGAGCCGGTGGAAGACATTGACGACGACAATACCCTCACCATGACGATCCGCAATCCGCTGCGGCAGGTGAAAGTACCGGTGGGCGTCAGCCTGCTGGCGGCGCTGGAAAGCCACAACCTGCCGGTCAATGCCGCCTGCCGCGCCGGCGTATGCGGCAGTTGCAAAACCCGGATACTGCACGGGCAGTACACCACCACCAGCACCATGACGCTGACCCCGGAAGAGGTGGCGCAAGGTTATGTGTTGGCCTGTAGCTGTCAGTTGCAGGGCGACATCGTTCTGGCATAACCGTCCGTATCCGCGTCAGCGATACCGTCCGCCGCGGCGCCTGCCTGCCGCGGCGTAAACCAGTTGCGCACGACAACCATCTCATCCAATATGGGCATGCTTTTTCAGGTTGTCCGCTCAGGCAGGAGCAGAGCATCATGGCCCACACCCATCCCAACCCCGTGCTGATTCTCGGCGCCAGCAGCTATATCGGCCGTCACCTGACCGCCTGGCTAAGCCGGCAAGGGCAGCCGGTCATCGCCGCATCGTCCCACCCCGAACGCCTGTCCGCGCTGGCGCTCCCCGGGGTTCGCAACGAATATCTCGATCTGATGAAACCCCACACCTTACCGGAAGGGCTATGGCAGGCGGAGACCCTCTATTACCTGTTCCACAATATGGAAGACGGGCCGGATTTCGTCGATCGCGAACGTCAGTCGGCGCAAAACCTGCGCCACATGCTACGCACCAGCCATGTCCGTCAGATCATCTGTCTCGGCACCGTCTCCTCATCACCGCCGTTGTTATCCGAATACGCCCATGCCCGTCAGCAGACCGGCGATATTTTACGCAACTGCGGCATTCCCGTGACGGAGATACGCATCGGCCCCATCATCGGCCCCGGCTCCGTCGCGTTTGAAGTGATGCGCAGCGCGGTCGAGCATCTGCCCATACTCATGCCGCCGCATTGGACACGCGCGAAATCATCCCCCATCGCGCTGGACAACCTGCTGCACTACCTGGATGAAATTCGGCGCCATCCCACAGCCGAACACCGTGTGCTGGAAGCAGCCGGGCCAGATTTCGTGAGCTATATCAGCCTGTTACGGCGCTTTATCCGTCTGGCGGGCAAACGCCGATGGGTCATCCCGCTGCCGCTGTCTTTCAATGCGCTGTCCCGTTGTTTCCTCCAGGCCGTCACTTCGCTGCCGCGTCCGTTTATCCACGCCTTAATCGCCAGCCAGCAACAGGATATCGTGATGACTGACAACAGCTTGCAACAGCTGATTCCCCAACGCCTGCAAACCGTTGACGACGCCATCGCCGCCGCGCTCAACAGCGCAATAGACGAAATGAGCCACCCGGACTGGGGATTCGACGCCACTGCCCGTGCGCGCTGGCGCCCTGGGTTTGCTTTTTATCCCAAGCGGGTCGGGTTTAGTCAGAAAACCGTCGCCAGCAGCAAAGCGATCTGGCATGTGACGCAGCGCGTAGGCGGCGCGGACGGCTATTTTTATGCCAACCGGTTATGGCGGATACGCGCACGGATCGACGATCTGTGCGGCAATCAAGTGGTGTATGGCCGGCCGGCGCGTAATGAGTTACGCACCGGCGATAACATCAATGGCTGGAGGGCGCTCGCCGTGCAACCGCCTCATAGCCTGAACCTGCTGTTCGGTATGAAAGCGCCCGGGCTGGGACGATTGACCTTTACCATCGACGAACGAGGCACCTACCGCATCGTCGGCATCCACGCCTGGTGGCATCCTGACGGGTGGAAAGGCCTGCTGTACTGGTACCTGATGACCCCGATCCATGTGTTCATTTTTCGCGGCATGACCCAACGGATTGCGCAGTTGGCGGAAGAGGCGGAATTGCCAGACCCTGACAACAGCTTGCCCGGCGATAGCTAAACGCGCCCTCAGGAATCGCTAAACACGGCCCTCGGGATCAGCGCGATGCGCCGTACTTCTCCAGCAATGCATCAACCATGGCGTCGGTTTCCGCATCCGGTTGCCCGTCGGCCCGCTGTGGGCGAAAGTGCATCTGAAACGCGGCGATAACCCGTTGTTGCTGGCGAGCGCTCATCCCCTCCGTCACCTCATACCCGTAACGCCCCAGCTTTTCCAGCAGCGTCCGGCGGTCTACTGCCGCATGCGGCGCTCTGCCTTGCAGATAGAACGCCACCCGCTCTGGGTCAGGCCAGGCGCCGATGCCCTGCTCCGCCAACGCCTGCCAGGGAAACAAAGGGCCGGGATCGGTTTTGCGTTGCGGCGCGATGTCGCTGTGCGCCACCACATTCGGCGGTGCAATGGCGTAACGACGAATGATATCGCGCGCCAAATCCGCCACCAGTGCGATCTGTGACGCAGGATAGGGCGTCCACTCAGCCCCGGAGGCGGTATCCCGCTGGCCGGGATTTTCCAGCTCGATCCCAATCGAAACCTGATTCAGGTGGCTGTAGCCGCGCCAATGGCTGACGCCGGCATGCCAGGCGGACTGCGACTCCGGCACCAACTGCCATGCCATCGGCTTGCTGTGGTACAGCGGCGGGACGGCGGGGATCAGGTAATGGGCGCTCACTTCATCTTCCGTCAGCACCTGTAACGCCTGAGGAAACGAGCCGACCGTGTAATGGATCACCAGAAACTGCACTCGTGACGAGTGTGAACGCGCCTTCACCGCCTGTTCCAGCACATAGCGCCCTTCATCAGTACGGGAATCCGACATCTGGCAACCGGACAGCATCGTCAACAACAACGCTGCCGTTATCAGGCGCCGCATCATGTTCACAGACGGCTTACCCTCACAGCGGTTCCGCTGACGGACACCATCAGCATGCTGCCGTTTTTACCCACGGTTTCGTAGTCGATATCGATACCGACAATCGCATTCGCGCCCAGCTCCAGCGCCTGCTGTTCCATTTCTTGCATCGCGATTTCCCGCGCCCGGCGCAGTTCATGCTCATAAGCGCCGGCACGGCCGCCGACGATATCCCGCAGCCCAGCCAACAGGTCACGGAAAATGTTCGCCCCCAGAATCGTCTCGCCGGTCACGACGCCGCAATAGGCATCGATGGCATACCCTTCCAGCGTCGGGGTGGTGGTTAACTGCATCATGCTCGCTCCCTTTCCTGTGTCGTCAAGGCCGCCGGCTTCACTGTCAGCCGGGAGGGCCATATTCCGCCTTATCGCAGGCGACAGCCCGGCACACTTTCTCACACCAAGGCGGCGGATGGACAGCGTTTACCGGAAAAACAGGGGCGACAAGGGCCGGGTCAACATTTCGTGTTATTCAGGGAAACGTGTTCACGGCGGGGAAGTGCGGGAGGCGGCTCCGGGCGGGCGCTGCGCAGCAGGTCGGCCCGCTGGGCGCAGAGGATGAAACACAACGGCAAGGCGGAACACCGCGACGAAAGCCGCGCCGCATCAGGGTGGATACGATGTTGAACGATATCCGCTTTCACCATGCCGCACAATTTTGTGCTGGTAGATCAACAAAAAGTCGTGTAATTGCAATTTTTGGGCCGGGGCGATTGCAGAAGTATCCTGCCGACGCTACCATCTGCGGCATCAATGTCTATTCAATTCTTACGCATGAGTATTCAACTAACCGGCATTAACTGTTTTTATGGCGCACATCAGGCGCTGTCTGACATCACTCTTGATTGTCCTTCCGGGGAAACCCTGGTGTTGCTGGGCCCCAGCGGTGCGGGAAAAAGCTCGCTGCTGCGGGTACTTAACCTGCTGGAGATGCCGCGTTCCGGTACGCTGGCGATTGACGGCACCCAATTTGATTTCCGCGACGCCCCCGGCGAAGACGCTATTCGCCAGTTGCGCCGCCATGTCGGCATGGTGTTTCAGCAATACAATTTATGGCCGCACCTCACCGTGCAGCAAAATCTGGTGGAAGCGCCCTGTCGGGTGTTGGGGTTAACTCGCCAGGACGCCGGCGCCCGCGCCGAAAAATTGCTGACCCGCCTGCGTCTGAACGACTTCGCCGACCGTTATCCGCTGCACCTGTCCGGTGGTCAACAACAGCGCGTAGCGATCGCTCGCGCCTTGATGATGGAACCCAACGTACTGCTGTTCGATGAACCGACCGCCGCGTTGGATCCGGAAATCACCGCCCAGGTGGTGAGCATCATTCAGGAATTGAGCGAAACCGGCATCACGCAGGTTATCGTGACCCATGAAGTGGATTTTGCACGCAAAACCGCCAGCCGTGTGGTGTACATGGAAAATGGCCGTATCGTGGAACAAGGCGACGCCTCGCACTTCACTCAGCCCCAGACACCCGAATTCGCTGGCTATCTGTCTCATTGACATTATCAGGAATAATCATGAAAAAAATCATCCTCGCGGCCCTGCTGGCCGGATTAAGCGTTTCCGCCTCCGCCACCGACACCCTTCGTTTCGCGACCGAAGCGTCCTACCCGCCGTTTGAATCCGTGGACGCCAGCAACCAGATCGTCGGCTTCGACATCGACCTGGCCAATGCACTGTGTAAACAGATTCAGGCCACCTGTACCTTCAGCAACCAGGCGTTTGACAGCCTGATCCCCGGCCTCAAATTCCGCCGTTTCGATGCGGTCATCGCCGGCATGGATATCACCCCGGAACGCCAGCAGCAGGTTTCTTTCACCCAGCCTTACTATGAAAATTCGGCGATGTTCATCGCCCAGAAAGACAAGATTGCGAATGTCGCCGCCCTGAGCGGTAAACGTGTCGGGGTTCAGAACGGCACCACGCATCAAAAATTCTTGCTGGATAAGCATAAAGACATCACGGTCGTGCCTTATGACAGCTACCAGAACGCGGTGCTGGATCTGAAAAACGGCCGTCTGGACGCCGTGTTTGGCGACACGGCGGTCGTCAACGAATGGCTAAAACAGAATCAGGGCCTGGCCGCCGTTGGCGACAAAGTCGCGGATAAAGACTACTTCGGCATTGGCCTGGGCATCGCGGTGCGCCAGAACAACGACGAACTGGTGAAAAAATTCAACGCCGCGCTGAACACAATCAAGCAGGATGGTACTTATCAGGCCATCTATAAGAAATGGTTCCAGCAATAATCCGACGCTAATGATTGAACTTCACCCTCTTGCAAGCGCCGCCGGGATGACCGTCGGCCTTGCCGTTTGCGCCCTGATGCTGGGGCTGGCGCTGGCCATGCTGTTCGCCCTGTGGGAAACCGCCCGTTGGAAAACGGTTGCGGCCTGCGGCACGGCGCTGGTCACGCTGTTACGCGGCCTGCCGGAAATTCTGGTGGTGCTGTTTATCTACTTCGGCTCCTCCCAGCTGCTGCTGACGCTGGCGGATGGCTTTACCCTCAATCTGGGCGTAGTGCAGTTTCCAGTGAAGCTGAATATCGAGAACTTCGAGGTCAGCCCGTTCCTGTGCGGGGTCATCGCACTGGCGTTATTGTATGCGGCATATGCTTCTCAGACCCTGCGCGGCGCGCTCAAAGCCGTTCCTCGCGGGCAGTGGGAATCCGGCCAGGCGCTGGGTATGAGCAAAAGCGTGATATTTCGGCGTCTGATCATGCCGCAAATGTGGCGCCATGCCCTGCCGGGCCTCGGCAATCAGTGGCTGGTACTGCTCAAAGATACCGCGCTGGTGTCGCTGATCAGCGTTAACGATCTGATGTTGCAAACCAAAAGCATCGCCACCCGCACGCAGGAACCCTTTACCTGGTACATGATCGCCGCGGCTATCTATCTGGCGATCACCCTGCTGAGTCAGGCGATCCTACAGCGCATCGAAACCCGCGCTACGCGCTTTGAACGGAGGCCGTCCTGATGCTCGGTTACATACCCGAATTGCTCAAAGGCCTGCATACCAGCCTGTGGCTGACCATCGCCTCGCTGCTGCTTGCGCTGGTGTTGTCGCTGGCGCTGACCGTGGTCCTGACGCTGAAGACGCCGCTGCTCTCATCGCTGGCCAGGGTCTATATCACGCTGTTCACCGGTACACCGCTGCTGGTGCAGATCTTTCTGATTTACTACGGCCCCGGTCAGTTTGAGTCCATCCGCCAGATCCCCTGGCTGTGGAGCCTGCTGTCCCAACCCTGGCTGTGCGCCGTTAGCGCGCTGGCGCTCAACAGCGCCGCCTACACCACTCAGCTGTTCTACGGCGCGGTACGCGCCATTCCGGCCGGGCAGTGGCAATCCTGCGCGGCGCTCGGCATGAACCGACGCGACACGCTGCATATCCTGCTGCCGTTCGCCTTCAAGCGCGCGCTCTCTTCCTACTCCAACGAAGTGGTGCTGGTGTTCAAAGGTACTTCGCTGGCGTATACCATCACGCTGATGGAAGTGATGGGCCACGGGCAACTGCTGTATGGCCGGACGTATGATGTGCTGGTGTTCGGCGCCGCCGGTATCGTTTACCTGTGCGTCAATGGCCTGTTGACGCTGTTGATGCGCCTTCTCGAACGTCGCGCGCTGGCCTTCGAGCAACGTAGCGCCTGAGCATTTCGACGCCCTGTCGCCAGGGCGTCGTTGCGCCTGTCAGCATTAACATAACATTCATTTATGATGAAATAATATTCAGTACCCTACCCTGCCGCCATCACAGCCTTCATTATCTCATTATAAAATATAAATATTATTTCAGTCCCACCAAGCCCACGCCAGATTATTGAATTTTTAATCATAATATTTGCATATGTATTTTATTGATGGCATGGTGTCTCCACTGGCGACACGCCGTAATACGAATGCACAAAAACAGACTGGAGTGATCATGAAAAAAATCGTCCTTGCCGCCCTGCTGGCGGGTTTCACCCTGAGTGCCACCGCTGCCGAGACGGTGCGTTTCGCGGCTTCCGCCACCTACCCGCCGTTCGAATCCCTGGATGCCGGCAACCAGATCGTCGGTTTCGATATCGATCTGGCTAATGCGCTGTGCAAACAGATACAGGCCACCTGTAGCTTCACCAATCAGGCGTTCGACAGCCTGATCCCGGCGCTGAAATTCCGCCGCTACGACGCCGTGATCTCCGGCATGGACATCACCCCGGAACGCAGTAAACAAGTCGCATTTACCCAGCCTTACTACGCCAACTCCGCCATCGTGATCGCGCAAAAAGGCAAGTATCACTCGCTGGCGAATCTGAAAGGTAAACGTATCGGTATGGAAAACGGCACCACTCACCAGAAATACCTGCAGGACACACATCCGGAAGTGAAGACCGTGCCTTACGACAGCTACCAGAATGCGCTGATCGATCTGAAAAATGGCCGGCTTGACGGCGTATTCGGCGATACCGCCGTAGTCAATGAATGGCTGAAAACCAACCCGGAACTGGCCACCGTCGGCGAAAAAGTGACGGATGAAGCCTATTTCGGTATCGGCCTCGGCATTGCGGTACGGCCGGATAACCAGGCGCTGCTGGAAAAACTGAATAACGCGCTGGCCGCCATCAAGGCCAACGGCACCTACAAAGCCATCAACGACAAGTGGTTCCCGCAGCAATAACCCTCAGAGCCCGCCGCCCGGACAGGTGCCGCGGGCTCACCGGCAACACCGCCTGACACCTGACGCGCAACCTGCTAGGCTCTGCACTTTGCATCACTGCCAGCACCACGATCCACCGAACCGGGCGCACATTATGTTTCCACTCTTATCGACCCTAAACCGCATTCCGAAAGGCGTATGGGTGTTGGGCGGCGTCAGCCTGCTGATGGATATCTCCTCCGAGATGATTCACAGCCTGTTGCCGCTGTTTATGACATCGACGCTGGGCGCCAGCGTGATGCTGATCGGCCTGGTGGAAGGGTTGGCGGAAGCCACCGCGCTCATCGTCAGGGTATTTTCCGGCGTACTGAGCGACTATCTCGGCAAACGTAAAGGGCTGGCGTTATTCGGCTATGGGCTGGGCGCGTTCAGTAAGCCACTGTTCGCGCTGGCGCCATCCCTCGGAATGGTGCTCGGCGCCCGCCTGCTGGATCGCATCGGCAAAGGGATCCGCAGCGCCCCTCGGGACGCGCTGGTGGCGGACATTACGCCATCGGACATTCGCGGCGCGGCCTTTGGGCTGCGCCAATCGCTGGATACATTCGGCGCTTTCGCCGGGCCGCTGATCGCCGTCGGTCTGATGCTGCTGTGGCACAATGATTTTCGGGCCATTTTTTGGGTCGCCGCGCTCCCCGGTCTGTTGTCCATCGCCTTGCTGTTTTTTGGCCTGAACGAGCCGGAACCCCGCCGCGTCGCCCCACGCGCCAATCCGATCCGCCGCGATAACCTCAAGCGCCTCGGCGCCGGTTATTGGTGGGTGGTCGGCACCGGCGCCATTTTCACCCTCGCCCGCTTCAGCGAGGCGTTTCTGGTACTGCGGGCACAGCAATTAAACATTCCTTTGCCGCTGATTCCGTTGGTCATGGTGGCGATGAACCTGGTCTACTCCTGTTCGGCGTACCCCTTCGGTAAACTGGCGGATCGCGTATCCCACCGTGCGCTGCTGCAAACCGGGCTGGTGGTGCTGATTCTGGCGGATATCGTGCTGGCATGGAGCACACATGGGTTCGGCTTGCTGTTGGGCGTGGCACTGTGGGGCATGCATATGGGGATGACGCAGGGATTGCTGGCGGCCATGATCGCCGACGAAGCGCCGGCTGACCTGCGCGGTACCGCCTACGGCATGTTCAACCTGATAAGCGGCATCGCCTTGCTGCTGGCCAGCACGATCGCCGGCGTACTGTGGAGCTACTGGGGCGCCGCCGCGACCTTTCTGGTCGGCGCGGCGTTCTGCGCGCTAACCCTGTTGGGAATGAAAAAACGCCCCCGGTAGGCCAGCCGTCGATGACCGTTGCAATAACGCCAGCACTTCGTAATGGGCGGTATGGGGAAACATGTCGAATAATTGTACCTTCACCGCCCGATACGCCGGCAGATGCGCCATATCCTGCGCCATGGTTTCCGCGTTACAACTGGAGTAAAGCAGGGCGGCGCCATGCGCGCCAGATACTGGCACAATTCGGCGCCGATCCCCCGACGAGGCGGATTGACGATCACCAAATCGGGCGTCCGGCTTTCGCCGACGGCGAAACGGGTGGAATCCAACGCCGCAAAGTTCACCTGCGATAACCCCAGTTGCTCCGCCGAGCGCCGCGCACAGGTAATGGCTTGCGCACTGATTTCAATGCCGGTCAGCGCCCGCTCCTGACTGGCGCAATGCAACCCGAATCCCCCTACCCCGCAGAACAAATCCCACAGGCTGCCGATCGGCAACCCCGCCACCCACGCACGGGCGGCGGCATACAACCGGGCAGCAACCTGAGGGTTGGTCTGGAAAAAGCTCTGCGGCCGGATGTACAGCGGCACCTGATTAAACCGCTCCTCCAGCGCCTGCGGTTCCGTCAGCGGGATCTCTTGCTCGCCCTCCATGATGGCCTGATGTACCGGCTGGATATTGGCGGAGATCACCGCCAACTGCGGCAATTG from Musicola paradisiaca NCPPB 2511 carries:
- the hcr gene encoding NADH oxidoreductase, translated to MTMPTPSCPNRMQVHSLHQETSDVWTLSLISHDFYPWQPGQYALVSIDGSADTLRAYTLSSSPGLSRFITLTVRRLESGLGSTWLTQQVKPGDYLWLSDAQGEFTCRRAVSDRYLMLAAGCGVTPIMAMTRWLLAMRPEVDVQVMFNVRDPQQVIFADEWRSLSQRYPQQLRLTLMAEQDAAVGFLSGRLTETVLQQQVPDIARRTVMTCGPHPYMKLAQTLSLQLGVGPDRFFKEQFGAEPVEDIDDDNTLTMTIRNPLRQVKVPVGVSLLAALESHNLPVNAACRAGVCGSCKTRILHGQYTTTSTMTLTPEEVAQGYVLACSCQLQGDIVLA
- a CDS encoding N-acetylmuramoyl-L-alanine amidase — its product is MMRRLITAALLLTMLSGCQMSDSRTDEGRYVLEQAVKARSHSSRVQFLVIHYTVGSFPQALQVLTEDEVSAHYLIPAVPPLYHSKPMAWQLVPESQSAWHAGVSHWRGYSHLNQVSIGIELENPGQRDTASGAEWTPYPASQIALVADLARDIIRRYAIAPPNVVAHSDIAPQRKTDPGPLFPWQALAEQGIGAWPDPERVAFYLQGRAPHAAVDRRTLLEKLGRYGYEVTEGMSARQQQRVIAAFQMHFRPQRADGQPDAETDAMVDALLEKYGASR
- the artQ gene encoding arginine ABC transporter permease ArtQ: MIELHPLASAAGMTVGLAVCALMLGLALAMLFALWETARWKTVAACGTALVTLLRGLPEILVVLFIYFGSSQLLLTLADGFTLNLGVVQFPVKLNIENFEVSPFLCGVIALALLYAAYASQTLRGALKAVPRGQWESGQALGMSKSVIFRRLIMPQMWRHALPGLGNQWLVLLKDTALVSLISVNDLMLQTKSIATRTQEPFTWYMIAAAIYLAITLLSQAILQRIETRATRFERRPS
- a CDS encoding MFS transporter — translated: MFPLLSTLNRIPKGVWVLGGVSLLMDISSEMIHSLLPLFMTSTLGASVMLIGLVEGLAEATALIVRVFSGVLSDYLGKRKGLALFGYGLGAFSKPLFALAPSLGMVLGARLLDRIGKGIRSAPRDALVADITPSDIRGAAFGLRQSLDTFGAFAGPLIAVGLMLLWHNDFRAIFWVAALPGLLSIALLFFGLNEPEPRRVAPRANPIRRDNLKRLGAGYWWVVGTGAIFTLARFSEAFLVLRAQQLNIPLPLIPLVMVAMNLVYSCSAYPFGKLADRVSHRALLQTGLVVLILADIVLAWSTHGFGLLLGVALWGMHMGMTQGLLAAMIADEAPADLRGTAYGMFNLISGIALLLASTIAGVLWSYWGAAATFLVGAAFCALTLLGMKKRPR
- a CDS encoding DUF2867 domain-containing protein, translating into MAHTHPNPVLILGASSYIGRHLTAWLSRQGQPVIAASSHPERLSALALPGVRNEYLDLMKPHTLPEGLWQAETLYYLFHNMEDGPDFVDRERQSAQNLRHMLRTSHVRQIICLGTVSSSPPLLSEYAHARQQTGDILRNCGIPVTEIRIGPIIGPGSVAFEVMRSAVEHLPILMPPHWTRAKSSPIALDNLLHYLDEIRRHPTAEHRVLEAAGPDFVSYISLLRRFIRLAGKRRWVIPLPLSFNALSRCFLQAVTSLPRPFIHALIASQQQDIVMTDNSLQQLIPQRLQTVDDAIAAALNSAIDEMSHPDWGFDATARARWRPGFAFYPKRVGFSQKTVASSKAIWHVTQRVGGADGYFYANRLWRIRARIDDLCGNQVVYGRPARNELRTGDNINGWRALAVQPPHSLNLLFGMKAPGLGRLTFTIDERGTYRIVGIHAWWHPDGWKGLLYWYLMTPIHVFIFRGMTQRIAQLAEEAELPDPDNSLPGDS
- the artJ gene encoding arginine ABC transporter substrate-binding protein, producing MKKIILAALLAGLSVSASATDTLRFATEASYPPFESVDASNQIVGFDIDLANALCKQIQATCTFSNQAFDSLIPGLKFRRFDAVIAGMDITPERQQQVSFTQPYYENSAMFIAQKDKIANVAALSGKRVGVQNGTTHQKFLLDKHKDITVVPYDSYQNAVLDLKNGRLDAVFGDTAVVNEWLKQNQGLAAVGDKVADKDYFGIGLGIAVRQNNDELVKKFNAALNTIKQDGTYQAIYKKWFQQ
- the artJ gene encoding arginine ABC transporter substrate-binding protein, which translates into the protein MKKIVLAALLAGFTLSATAAETVRFAASATYPPFESLDAGNQIVGFDIDLANALCKQIQATCSFTNQAFDSLIPALKFRRYDAVISGMDITPERSKQVAFTQPYYANSAIVIAQKGKYHSLANLKGKRIGMENGTTHQKYLQDTHPEVKTVPYDSYQNALIDLKNGRLDGVFGDTAVVNEWLKTNPELATVGEKVTDEAYFGIGLGIAVRPDNQALLEKLNNALAAIKANGTYKAINDKWFPQQ
- a CDS encoding heavy metal-binding domain-containing protein, which encodes MQLTTTPTLEGYAIDAYCGVVTGETILGANIFRDLLAGLRDIVGGRAGAYEHELRRAREIAMQEMEQQALELGANAIVGIDIDYETVGKNGSMLMVSVSGTAVRVSRL
- the artM gene encoding arginine ABC transporter permease ArtM, which encodes MLGYIPELLKGLHTSLWLTIASLLLALVLSLALTVVLTLKTPLLSSLARVYITLFTGTPLLVQIFLIYYGPGQFESIRQIPWLWSLLSQPWLCAVSALALNSAAYTTQLFYGAVRAIPAGQWQSCAALGMNRRDTLHILLPFAFKRALSSYSNEVVLVFKGTSLAYTITLMEVMGHGQLLYGRTYDVLVFGAAGIVYLCVNGLLTLLMRLLERRALAFEQRSA
- the artP gene encoding arginine ABC transporter ATP-binding protein ArtP translates to MSIQLTGINCFYGAHQALSDITLDCPSGETLVLLGPSGAGKSSLLRVLNLLEMPRSGTLAIDGTQFDFRDAPGEDAIRQLRRHVGMVFQQYNLWPHLTVQQNLVEAPCRVLGLTRQDAGARAEKLLTRLRLNDFADRYPLHLSGGQQQRVAIARALMMEPNVLLFDEPTAALDPEITAQVVSIIQELSETGITQVIVTHEVDFARKTASRVVYMENGRIVEQGDASHFTQPQTPEFAGYLSH